A portion of the Candidatus Palauibacter australiensis genome contains these proteins:
- a CDS encoding amidohydrolase family protein, with protein sequence MTGMKRHPGAMPALLAGLAACGGPGSIVVDNGNIIDGTGAVWPTGRLVVVDGLVTCVGSPGDCAEPGGVEVLDADGFWVVPGLIDVKEAAEVPSNEQAAYLAFLLGVTTAAVPEIPEGPEGEPLPPTGSDDARIPAPRPARPVEEPPYPLGLFGLALAATIPLDASGPPGREPRDLQLFARSRATLADREALMDSARAMGARGAAFAPRLLEQERWAAPYRLPHGMNRLVEFAMVTERIQDRLLPDRTPAEAERLGAALEVLREFVREFHAAGGSVSTATNGALAPGLALHEEMDALVAAGLTAEDALYAATREAARHLGLEDSRGTLEPGKLGDFLILESDPRLDISLTQTVSRVGKGGVLYDPPTLFDALLDNPGNRVSDNPVRLLIGGAALLLTLLLFARGVRSHRRSLGPRVVP encoded by the coding sequence ATGACGGGAATGAAGCGCCACCCGGGAGCGATGCCCGCTCTTCTGGCCGGCCTCGCGGCGTGCGGCGGGCCGGGGTCGATCGTGGTCGACAACGGGAACATCATCGACGGCACGGGGGCCGTGTGGCCGACCGGGCGCCTCGTCGTGGTCGACGGCCTGGTGACTTGCGTGGGCTCGCCGGGCGACTGCGCCGAGCCGGGGGGCGTGGAGGTGCTCGACGCCGATGGCTTCTGGGTCGTGCCGGGGCTGATCGATGTGAAGGAGGCCGCGGAGGTACCGAGCAACGAGCAGGCCGCCTACCTGGCCTTTCTGCTCGGTGTCACGACGGCGGCCGTCCCGGAGATTCCGGAGGGGCCCGAGGGGGAGCCGCTGCCGCCGACGGGCAGCGATGACGCGCGCATTCCCGCGCCGCGGCCGGCGAGGCCCGTCGAGGAGCCGCCGTACCCGCTCGGCCTCTTCGGCCTGGCGCTCGCCGCCACGATCCCGCTCGACGCAAGCGGGCCGCCCGGCCGCGAGCCGCGAGATCTCCAGCTCTTCGCGCGGTCGCGGGCGACGCTGGCCGACCGCGAAGCATTGATGGACTCCGCCCGCGCGATGGGGGCTCGGGGCGCCGCGTTCGCGCCGCGCCTGCTGGAGCAGGAACGCTGGGCCGCGCCCTACCGGCTTCCTCACGGGATGAACCGCCTGGTCGAGTTCGCGATGGTCACGGAGCGTATCCAGGACCGGCTCCTTCCCGACCGCACGCCCGCCGAGGCCGAACGGTTGGGTGCGGCGCTGGAGGTGCTCCGCGAGTTCGTGCGGGAGTTCCACGCCGCCGGAGGATCCGTCTCCACGGCGACGAACGGCGCGCTCGCGCCGGGGCTGGCGCTGCACGAGGAGATGGACGCGCTCGTCGCGGCCGGGTTGACGGCGGAGGACGCGCTCTACGCCGCCACGCGCGAGGCGGCCCGGCACCTGGGACTCGAGGATTCGAGGGGTACGCTGGAGCCGGGCAAGCTGGGGGATTTTCTCATTCTCGAGAGCGATCCGCGCCTGGACATTTCGCTCACGCAGACGGTCTCCCGCGTGGGCAAGGGCGGCGTCCTGTACGATCCGCCCACGCTCTTCGACGCCCTGCTCGACAACCCCG